In Alteribacter lacisalsi, a genomic segment contains:
- a CDS encoding class D sortase, with translation MINRLAYILLVAGLAVAGWSAFQWYSGTAGVSLDPERAQAVDENWSDTSFQEVYQVIEMDSLEDLPAFGSVSDEPPLITEIEEQSDGTVREEYPYEAGDEAGELIIPRLDRIYDVFWGTDDETLDQGVGYHEGDFTTPPDGLRHTVLSGHRDTVFRELGELEEGDRLYVEFEGSLYEYQIRDIWITDAEDRTVIVEKDSPTLTLTTCYPFNYFGSAPDRYIIQAELTDITEKGSDENLVREEA, from the coding sequence ATGATTAATCGATTGGCATATATTTTACTTGTTGCAGGCCTGGCTGTTGCAGGCTGGAGTGCGTTCCAGTGGTATTCTGGAACAGCTGGAGTCAGCCTTGACCCAGAACGGGCACAGGCTGTGGATGAAAACTGGAGCGATACGTCGTTTCAGGAAGTTTACCAAGTCATTGAAATGGACAGTCTGGAGGACCTTCCGGCTTTCGGATCAGTTTCAGACGAGCCGCCGCTCATTACTGAGATTGAGGAGCAGTCTGACGGTACTGTAAGGGAGGAATACCCTTACGAAGCGGGGGACGAGGCTGGAGAACTGATTATTCCGAGACTGGATCGTATTTATGACGTTTTCTGGGGGACAGATGATGAGACTCTTGACCAGGGAGTCGGATACCATGAAGGCGACTTTACGACACCACCTGATGGCTTGAGACACACTGTTTTATCAGGACACCGGGATACGGTATTCCGGGAACTTGGAGAGCTTGAGGAAGGGGACCGGCTGTACGTGGAGTTTGAGGGTTCCCTGTACGAATATCAAATTCGGGATATCTGGATTACAGACGCAGAGGACCGGACCGTGATCGTGGAGAAAGACAGCCCGACACTTACCCTGACGACCTGTTATCCGTTTAACTATTTCGGTTCTGCTCCTGACCGGTATATTATTCAGGCAGAACTGACGGACATAACCGAAAAGGGTTCAGATGAAAACCTTGTTCGTGAAGAAGCATAA